Within the Arachis duranensis cultivar V14167 chromosome 10, aradu.V14167.gnm2.J7QH, whole genome shotgun sequence genome, the region CTAGACTTGTTTGCATCTCTGCATGTGACAATACCATTCATCAAGGCCATACAACAAATGCCTGCATTTATCAAGTACATGAAGGAACTTCTTCCCAGGAAAAGCTCACTCAAAGGAGGCCAAACTATAGTGTTAaacaaggaatgtagtgcccttATTCAACTTGAATTGCCTGTAAAAAGAagagacccagggagttttcacatcccctgtgccataggagaaacaatgttCGATAGAGCACTCTGTGATTTAGGGACAAGCATCAACTTACTGCCCCTATCCCTGGCAAAAAGGCTGCAGACCAATGAGATAATGCCCACAGATGTGGTCATCAGACTGGCTGATaagactcaaaagcaagcaaTAGGAATGGTGAAAAATGTGTTACTAAAGGTTGGgaaatactttctcccaacagactttgtcatctTGGACATGGAAGAAAGTCAGACtcacccaatcatattgggaagacccttcctagctatggccagagcactcatagatgtggagaaaGGAGAGCTAATATTGAGGATCCATGATGAACGGCTCAGCTTTAATGTCTTCAAACTCTCACAAGAAGTAGACCAAGAGCACAAGGAACCAAGTAAAGACCATGATGAGATGCTAAAGGAGGAAGCAAGCACAGAAGCACACCCAtgaaggaggaagcaagcacTGAAGCACACCCAACCCATCTAGGAAAAATCATGCATGAGGAACAAGAAAACAGGCAGTTGTGACAGCTCAAGGAAAAACTGGAGGAACCTAAACCACCAGAGATATgtgaaagaagcaacaaaaccACCTTAGAGGAAGAAGTCATCAAGAGCAAGGCAATGTCAAAAGACACAAggaagaaggtaccaaggaagtggaggaacaaaaagatccctacGGAAGACTTCTCTCCAGGAGATAGAGTGATCTCAGCTTACTTTCCAGACATCCCCCCTAATCTCCCTACTGTACCATCTCAGTTACCTAAAGTCTTCACAATCAACAGAATTCTCTCCCTGGAACATGtagagatcattgatacaaccaatggATACAAGTCCACAGTGAGAGGGGAGgacttcaagcattaccaaccaccctgatgagggagaaacgtcaagctagtggcgctaaagaagcgcttcatgggatgcaacccatgttttatatgcttttagaaGATAGTAATCAGAAGTTATtgaataaatcaaaattcatgaattccaaccaAAACTTGACGAACACGtgtgaaatttttatatgcagagtatagtgaagaacaagtttggtgttcaaagcatgCCAAGAAAGCATGAATGCAATCAAGAGCATGCTAGTCTTGGAAGCTTTGAACAGAACTTTTCATCACAGTgctccaaactaagtttggtgtcaccccaTGGTGCCACCAATATGCATATAAGGACCCACgaatagttagttagttagttggaattcatgaataaataatttaatcttttctcatttttctttttaattctagCTGTAAAGTTCAATTGTCTTTGGTTTGATATTATTCTCACCTTTCTTATTTTGTCTTTATAGGGAAAAGAAAAGGAGCATTGATGGAGATTGATTGGACAATTAAATGGGGGAGGTTCAGCCACTTCATGAAGAGAACTACACACTTGTCTCAAGAAGGAACACATGGGGAaacgttgccatgcaacattgaaaaAAGGAGACCCTTTGAAGACCGAACCATTCACTCTCATTAAGTGATAATCCTTGTCTTTCCTTCATAGAcaaccccaaccgtccatcaATCAACCATTCCTGCAATCCACACCTTCCATTCTCTCATGATCTCCCTATATAAAGGAACCTTAGTGCAGCCTCACTCCTCACATTCAAATCCCCACTCTCCACACTCTACACTTTTGGCGTACTAAAACCCTTCATCACAAATTGTCCTAGCCAACCCATTCTTCATCTATCTGTATCCTCAAATCACCTCAAAACAGCAATGCAAATTCATGGCGTCATCAAGCTCCAAaagaaggaagggaaaggaaccCATGGAGCAACACTCGTGTGATGAAAAGAGATTTAGAAGCCTGTACCATGCATTGCAATACGGGTGGATGGTTAAAAAGGAAATCATTTACGAGCTGGGATTTCAAGTGAAGAAAACTGAGTGTCCAAAAATCACAGAGAAAGTGGAAAAGAGAAGATGCGAGCTCCTCACCGATCCTGTCACTAAGGTGAATGCAAACCTCAtaagagaattttatgcaaatacGGTCCGATATGATAAGAAAGATGAGTCATATATAAGCTTTGTGAGAGGAAAGATAGTGGATTTTGGTCCCATGAGTGTCATGAGGGCACTGAAGCTATGGTCCATacagtttgaagaagagagtTATCACTCAAGACTGGACAACCCCAATTATGACCAGATTTTGCAGGATATTTGTGTACCCAGAGCTGACTGGGAAAGGGGTGCGGGAAAGAAACCAAAGTTCATCAAGAGAACAGATCTCACTCCTGAAACTAAGGGGTGGTTTGAACTAGTGAGGAGGTCTATTCTCCCAGCTGCAAACAACTCGGAGGTGAATCTCAAGAGAGCCACAATGGTGCACTGCATACTCAAAGGATGGAAGAGAGTCATGAATCAGTGAGGAAGGCACTTGAGGATTGGAAGCAAGCAAGATTGGCGCGGATGCAAGGAAATGCAAGAGGACACAAGGAGGACAAGCAAGGAAAAGAGCATGGACAATCACAagagtaaaaggtggtggagttccctcTTTACTCCATCTTTTTCTATGTTTAAATAAGGAAGATCGTGGATTAAATAGGACATGCTTCCATGTTAGTTTGAATCTTTTCAATTCTGCATTTTAAGTCTATTGCTTAGGTCTATGATTTCTGGTTTAAGTATCACTACATCATATCTTTACttattgtatgcttgtccttagaatcaaatgaaaaagagaatgagtGTTTTTAAAGACCAGAGAGGAGTTCATAATATGGAGTAATTTTCTGAATCTTTGGTGtgatcataagttagctaactTGGTTCAACCATGAGGTGGGaataggggtggcaaacgggcctaaacCCGCCGGGCCGGCTCGCGTAACCCGTCAAAAAAAGGCGGGCTGGGCTGGAAAATTGGGaccgccaaatagcaaaagctcgcctaacccgcaccgcttaaatcgcgggttttggcgggctttggcggggcagggcgggcttccccgccgggctaagattttttttagtgagggggtatttttgcaatttttcttCTAAAACCTAACTTCCCccaacctaacttacaagagtatgaagataaaaattgagtgttttgaattatatttatgttattttggagacaatatttataattatgttttggattatgtttattttgctttggagagaatatttatacttatattttgaatgaaaatttggtttataattatatttattagatatttataattacaaagactttaatgtttgtgaatataaaaaatataattttttatgccattagaaattataaatttattaatatggttgtgaaattatatatattacttagtagttaataataaaaaaaaaaagagagaagctTTGGCGGGTTTAGCCCGCCAGCCCGCAATTAGACGGGGCGGACTAGGATTTTAGGACTGCTTTACTAGGCGGGGTGGGCTTTCCCGCTTGCCACTCCTACCCTTGTCTCAAAACCATCTAGTATGGTTGGTTGGTAGTATTTACAAAATTATCTTAAGGATTCTTGTGAACAGGATGAGAAAGTGATGAGTGGATTGATCCGAGAGGTGCAATCGGCGTTTATTCCAGGATAGGCAAATTTTAGATGGGGGCGTTAATAAGTTGCGGAACTGTAGCATGGTTGAGGAAAGCTAAAAAGAAAGGTATAATTGTGAAGTTTGATTTCAATCAccgttttcttttcatttttgtgGCAGAGGTGTTAAATAAAATGTTGAATAAGGCTAGAGATTTAAATTTGATCATAGGTCTGAAAGTGGAAAAAGATAGTATTAGGCTGATTCGTTTACAATTCACAGATGATGGTATCCTGTTCTGTCCTCTTAATTGAGAAATTTATCGAAAAATCCTGACGTGCTTTGGTAGAATGCATGGGCTTGTTCGTTTACAATATTATATAAACAACTATCAGATATTCAAATGAGCAATATTATTACACTAGCGGCTTATGGAAAGTAATATGAATTTAAGTTCAAACatataataattcaaattttttaacaatacaAACTCTAATAATATTGATACGGTTCAAAATTGGTTAGCATGTCGGTATTAGAGTAGTGATTTATTTTTGGAACGTAACCGTGGTAAGGAATAACCGAATAAGAATTCAACAAGTTTAAACCAGTAAACAGCAGTTAAAAATATTAGGTGATCACCGTTCAAGACATCATGCGTAAAAATGGTTAgattatttaacatttttaacttatttttatctataatttcattaatttgtgtcaatttaattatatgtaaatatagctattttttttcttttaataagaaGAGAAGAAGTCTTCCAAACATTAAAAAGATCCAAAACGACCAACCGTTTTtacttttctaaaattttctttttttttctttctcttttcactGTGTCTGAACATTGAACGAAACAACACGCGCTtagttctctttctttctctagcACTTTACTATCTCCTCGTCGTAGTAGCTTCGAGATCGGAAAATGGCCAAACCGAGTGCCGACGATGGCGAGCTCCGGCGGGCATGCACGGCGGCGATTGAGGATCCCCACCAGAAGATCGTGATGGCGATCAGAGTAGCGAAATCCCACGGGATCTTGGGAAAATCTTCCAAGCTTGGCCGCCAGATGGCGAAGCCAAGGGTTCTTGCTCTCTCCAGTAATTAATTCTTCACTTCACTGTTAGATTTAACTATACAAACCTTGATTCAAAACACTTTGCCCTTTTTTTTCTCCCTTCAAAATTATTCATGTATGCTTTCTTCAACTTGCAGCAATCATGCTTGCTGCTCTGACTTTGGGGGGAAAATAATTATCTTACTTGTCTAAGATTTCGCTGTTGTTTTAAGCTTTCCAAATAGGAGTTCAGGTCCGAAATCGAGTTCAAAATTTAGGAGTAAACTCCTGCGAGTTTGCGAGTTGTGCCTTACTATTCATGTGTCGTTAGGCTCCACGAGCTTAGGTGAAATCTCGAATTTGATTACATtcagaatatgttggagtttggCTATTCTGGCTTGAGCTTCTTTGACCGTTAAAAAGATTCGAATTCTCAAATTCTGACATGTTACTTGAGTGGACTAAGCGGTGAACTAGTTGAATAAAACTTAGAGTTGATTGAACATTGACTATTTATGACCACATTTTGTGGCTTGGATTTAGTTCTGTAAGAATTAAGAGGATTGAGGATTTTATGTTGCGTTAGCTTAGTTTGTAAGTTTGCATAATGGTTTTGATGAAATGATAGGATAGAACAAGTGATTGTGTATGTACATTTAGTTGTGTTGCTCCCGTTAGGGTTTGTTAGATTTCTATGTGTTGTTTGTGACAGCATGCTATTTCCTGCAGTGCAATCAAAAGGTCAGAGGACAACAGCATTTCTTCATGTTTTGAAGTATTCTACGGGAGGAGTTCTTGAGGTATGTGTTCTTCTGAAGCTGTTACAAATACATATATTCTCATGTTTCACTACCTATATTCCCGTATTAGGTTAGATGTAGCCGTGTAGGTTATTTATTGTAGGTTATGAGATCATGATCACTACTTCAAGATGAAACATTAGGGAACAAAAATGTTGTAATTTTATCACTTTGGTGAAACTTGAAATCATTTCCAACACTATGGAGGAGTGATTATTCAACAATGTAAACAAGTGTAAAAACCATTGAACCTAAAAGTGTCtttcacaggaagaacctactgagtttctggcacattttttacaaattgctgacacagtacatgataaagaggtgtatcaggatgtctacagactattactgtttccatttgctgtagaagatcaagctaagaggtggttgaataaccaacctacagcaagcataaagacatggaaacagttgtcagacaaattcctgaatcatttttaccctccaaaaaggatgacacagttaaggctggacatccaaggctttaaacaagaggataatgaatccctttatgatgcctgggagaggtatagaggtatgctaaggaaatgtccctctgaaatgttttcagagtgggtacagttagacattttctactatgggcttacagaaaaagctcagatgtctttagaccactcagctggtggatctatacacatgaggaagacaattgaagaagctcaagagcttatagacactgttgctagaaaccaatatttgtactctagcaatgagttctctccaaaagaggaagtaaTGGCAGTAGTCAATgaccctaatcctcaagaacagataattgagcttaatcaacaattgctcctgatgacagaacagttagcagactttaaagagatgctctatgaaactaaagttgctaacaagagcatagaactgcagttgaatcaagcaaaatagcaaatatctaaacagataacggaggaatgtcaagcagttcaattgaggagtgggaagatcctgaataacactgctcaaaagagtaaaaagccaaccaaggaacaattgacagaggacaaccaaatcactgttcaaaatccctctaaggacagtaagagcccagagaggaatgtcattggcgttcaaatgccagaaagggaaggaaagctggcattaaacgcccattccttgcccagttctggcgttcaaacgccagaaaagggggaaaagttggcgttaaacgcccaatttccacccaatcctggcgttcagacgcctagggagaatcagacacctgagagtgctgacagtaa harbors:
- the LOC110276537 gene encoding exocyst complex component SEC3A, with the protein product MAKPSADDGELRRACTAAIEDPHQKIVMAIRVAKSHGILGKSSKLGRQMAKPRVLALSMQSKGQRTTAFLHVLKYSTGGVLEVCVLLKLLQIHIFSCFTTYIPVLG